From Stenotrophomonas maltophilia, a single genomic window includes:
- a CDS encoding serine hydrolase domain-containing protein — protein MLPALLRTALLTVALSAWLPAQALAAGSLKAANSKARAFIQQAMQEHRIPGLQLAVVQYGKVVLLENYGFANVENRVPVTGKTLFPINSATKSFTGVAMMQLVQDGRVDLDAPLSRYLDDVPATWRGVRIRQLLGHTSGLPEIIDSQGAFGGATEPEAWSAVEARPLEVSPGEQFSYNQTNYGLLSRIIVKLSGQPYERFVTQRQFDVAGMPSTTFGDSYDLVAGAATIYSVSPRGSLAPDDGERLSHWIYEMPYSLWAGGGIQTTAEELSRWIIALSQDQLIDDAHVQRMWQQEPLNSGAKSDWALGWPVLKADRPRQVAGIGGARAAFVVYPDEDLAVIVLTNLAGANPQRFVRRIGEFYQSRTNDSTH, from the coding sequence ATGCTGCCTGCACTCTTGCGCACCGCCTTGCTGACCGTTGCCCTGTCGGCATGGCTTCCAGCCCAGGCGCTTGCGGCCGGTTCTCTTAAGGCAGCCAACAGCAAGGCCAGGGCCTTCATCCAGCAGGCCATGCAGGAGCACCGGATTCCGGGCCTCCAGTTGGCAGTGGTGCAATATGGGAAAGTAGTGCTGCTGGAGAACTACGGGTTCGCCAATGTCGAGAACCGGGTGCCTGTTACCGGCAAGACGCTGTTTCCGATCAACTCGGCCACCAAGTCGTTCACCGGCGTAGCCATGATGCAACTGGTCCAGGACGGGCGGGTGGACCTGGACGCCCCCTTGTCACGCTATTTGGACGATGTGCCCGCGACCTGGCGTGGGGTGCGGATCCGGCAGCTGCTGGGGCATACATCAGGCCTTCCGGAGATCATCGACTCGCAGGGGGCCTTTGGCGGTGCGACGGAGCCGGAGGCATGGAGCGCGGTCGAGGCTCGGCCTCTGGAGGTATCGCCAGGCGAACAGTTTTCGTACAACCAGACCAACTACGGCCTGCTGTCGCGGATCATCGTCAAGTTGAGCGGGCAACCGTACGAGCGATTCGTGACGCAGCGACAGTTCGATGTGGCGGGCATGCCCTCCACCACGTTCGGTGACAGCTATGACCTGGTTGCCGGAGCCGCCACGATCTACAGCGTGTCGCCGCGGGGCTCGCTGGCACCGGACGACGGTGAGCGCCTGTCGCATTGGATTTATGAAATGCCCTACAGCCTGTGGGCGGGTGGCGGAATCCAGACGACGGCCGAAGAGCTGTCGCGCTGGATCATTGCGCTGTCGCAGGACCAGTTGATCGATGATGCACATGTCCAGCGCATGTGGCAGCAAGAGCCACTGAACAGCGGGGCGAAAAGCGATTGGGCCTTAGGCTGGCCGGTGTTGAAGGCTGATCGCCCGCGCCAGGTCGCAGGCATTGGCGGTGCCCGCGCGGCATTCGTCGTCTACCCGGACGAAGACTTGGCCGTGATCGTGCTGACCAATCTTGCCGGTGCGAACCCGCAGCGGTTTGTTCGACGCATCGGCGAGTTCTACCAGTCGCGGACGAACGACTCCACCCATTGA